A single Micromonospora sp. CCTCC AA 2012012 DNA region contains:
- a CDS encoding FAD-dependent oxidoreductase: MALSQLVGRLIGVREHVVDPGGGGADRVPQPTTAVVVGGGIAGMSAAVVLAERGVDVTVLEAAPTLGGRLGAWPEALPDGEQRNEHGFHAFFRQYYNWRSILRRVDPGLGFLKPIPGYPILSEQWPTEEFGKLPPAPPANLLALLLRSPSLRLADLRGMDRDAALPLLTYDPVRTYADFDDTTADELLTSLKLPDRARAMLFEVFSHSFFNHEAEMSAAEMIAQFHFYLLGNPEGLAFDCPDEDYATAIWEPLTRHVSKHGGRVVTGVAATRLDHDPKGWRVTAADGSSYRAGHVVLAVDPPALAALVAASPGLVATAPELVERMPAFGRPGPPYAVARYWMDGDVRADRAVFNGVSRQPTLDSVTLYHRLENESRRWAERTGGSVIELHAYACEPDVPAQELAERMRVELTRLWPEAADLKVRELRARVEAQAPAFTPGSDAWRPGVRTDADGLYLAGDGIRTEFPSALMERSAATGIIAANHILRGAGAAAEPVRSIRPRGLLARK, encoded by the coding sequence ATGGCGTTGTCGCAACTGGTCGGTCGGCTCATCGGCGTACGGGAGCACGTGGTGGACCCGGGCGGCGGCGGCGCGGACCGCGTGCCGCAGCCCACGACGGCGGTCGTGGTCGGCGGTGGCATCGCCGGCATGTCGGCCGCGGTGGTGCTCGCCGAGCGCGGGGTGGACGTGACGGTGCTGGAGGCGGCGCCGACGCTGGGCGGCCGACTGGGCGCCTGGCCGGAGGCGCTGCCCGACGGCGAGCAGCGCAACGAGCACGGCTTCCACGCCTTCTTCCGGCAGTACTACAACTGGCGGTCGATCCTGCGCCGCGTCGACCCGGGGCTGGGCTTCCTCAAGCCGATCCCCGGCTATCCGATCCTGTCCGAGCAGTGGCCGACGGAGGAGTTCGGCAAGCTGCCGCCCGCCCCGCCGGCGAACCTGCTGGCCCTGCTGCTGCGCAGCCCCAGCCTGCGCCTGGCGGACCTGCGCGGGATGGACCGGGACGCCGCGCTGCCGCTGCTCACCTACGACCCGGTCCGCACCTACGCCGACTTCGACGACACGACCGCCGACGAGCTGCTCACGTCGCTCAAGCTGCCGGACCGCGCCCGGGCGATGCTCTTCGAGGTCTTCTCGCACTCGTTCTTCAACCACGAGGCCGAGATGTCGGCCGCCGAGATGATCGCGCAGTTCCACTTCTATCTGCTCGGCAACCCGGAGGGGCTGGCCTTCGACTGCCCCGACGAGGACTACGCGACGGCGATCTGGGAGCCGCTGACCCGGCACGTGTCGAAGCACGGCGGCCGGGTGGTCACCGGGGTCGCCGCCACCCGGCTGGACCACGACCCGAAGGGCTGGCGGGTCACCGCCGCGGACGGGTCGTCGTACCGCGCCGGGCACGTCGTGCTCGCCGTCGACCCGCCGGCGCTTGCCGCACTGGTCGCGGCCTCGCCCGGCCTGGTCGCGACCGCGCCGGAGCTGGTGGAGCGGATGCCCGCGTTCGGCCGGCCCGGTCCGCCGTACGCGGTGGCCCGCTACTGGATGGACGGCGACGTGCGCGCCGACCGGGCGGTCTTCAACGGGGTGTCCCGGCAGCCCACGCTCGACTCGGTGACCCTCTATCACCGGCTGGAGAACGAGTCGCGGCGCTGGGCCGAGCGCACCGGCGGCTCGGTGATCGAACTGCACGCGTACGCCTGCGAGCCGGACGTGCCGGCGCAGGAGCTGGCCGAGCGGATGCGGGTGGAGCTGACCCGGCTCTGGCCGGAGGCGGCCGACCTGAAGGTCCGGGAGCTGCGCGCCCGGGTGGAGGCGCAGGCGCCCGCGTTCACCCCGGGCAGTGACGCCTGGCGGCCCGGCGTACGCACCGACGCCGACGGCCTCTATCTGGCCGGGGACGGCATCCGCACGGAGTTCCCGAGCGCCCTGATGGAACGGTCGGCGGCCACCGGCATCATCGCCGCGAACCACATCCTGCGTGGCGCGGGCGCGGCGGCGGAACCGGTCCGCTCGATCCGCCCCCGCGGCCTGCTCGCCCGGAAGTGA
- a CDS encoding MSMEG_6728 family protein, producing MQTFLPYPDFLASARTLDQKRLGKQRVEAIQVLRGLTRPGYGWRNHPAVKMWAGYEEALTRYGLDMCAVWCEPGRADTCAATLATDLAAACGIEVVRTQQELAGAGELPPWLGREDLHLSHRSSLLRKDPDHYAPRFAGTPPDLEYVWPPSDRPRRCLP from the coding sequence ATGCAGACGTTCCTGCCGTACCCGGACTTCCTGGCGAGCGCCCGGACGCTGGACCAGAAACGGCTGGGCAAGCAGCGGGTGGAGGCCATCCAGGTGCTGCGGGGGCTGACCCGGCCGGGTTACGGCTGGCGCAACCACCCGGCGGTGAAGATGTGGGCCGGCTACGAGGAGGCGCTGACCCGGTACGGGCTGGACATGTGTGCCGTCTGGTGCGAACCGGGTCGGGCGGACACCTGCGCGGCCACCCTGGCCACCGACCTCGCCGCCGCCTGCGGCATCGAGGTCGTCCGCACCCAGCAGGAGCTGGCGGGGGCCGGTGAGCTGCCGCCCTGGCTGGGTCGCGAGGACCTGCACCTGAGCCATCGCTCCTCGCTGCTGCGCAAGGACCCCGACCACTACGCCCCCCGGTTCGCCGGCACCCCGCCCGACCTGGAGTACGTCTGGCCGCCGTCGGACCGCCCCCGCCGCTGCCTGCCCTGA